Proteins encoded within one genomic window of Amorphoplanes friuliensis DSM 7358:
- a CDS encoding alpha-L-arabinofuranosidase C-terminal domain-containing protein produces MSPSRALFGLTAVTVLLVGLGGAAPVFAEAAPDYTITVEPGARGPEINEAMYGVFFEDINFGADGGLYPELVRNRSFEFLPADNAAYTGLTAWTPSSVGGGAGEASTVNDDARLNERNRTYLKLDLDNPAGGRFGVTNDGWNTGFAVERGKTYDFSVWARSDAAGGTPISVVAADAGGEAWAKPSALTARGDRWTRYSVPVKATRTTDRGRLAVLAGGTGTLRLDMVSLLPRDTYRGHGLRRDLAEKVAALEPGFVRFPGGCLVNTGSHEAYDAASDFPRARSYQWKDTVGPVETRATNTNFWGYNQSYGLGYYEYFQFSEDLGAMPLPVVPALVTGCGQNRATDDPELLQRHIQDTLDLIEFANGPVTSTWGKLRRDMGHPRPFGLTHVAVGNEENLPDAYFANFLKFREAIAAKYPGITVVSNSGPDDQGATFDSLWAKNRAAGVAMVDEHYYNSPAWFLGNNKRYDTYDRSGPKVFLGEYASLDNKLVNSLAEASYMTGLERNADVVRMASYAPLFANVDHVQWRPDLIWFDNDESWGSTSYQVQKLFMTNVGDRVVPSRATGRVIQPKPITGAVGLSTWATAAAYDDVRVTSPGGAVLFSDDFSDGAGQWTPVEPRGAWSVVDGAYRQIDTAALDTLVKAGNITATDYDLTLKATKQSGAEGFLVAFGVQDSGELYWWNLGGWNNTQHAIQKGAGGSKEIVLAKPGSITAGQTYNIKIEVRGTTVRLFLDGAEWGSFTDDQVTEPFAQVITHDDRTGELIVKVVNAQDTPAVTTVDLAGRKVASRGRMTVITGDPQEQNTRTAEPIQPVTTTVTGLGSTFTRTFAPNSVTFLRLETK; encoded by the coding sequence ATGTCCCCGTCACGGGCTTTGTTCGGGCTCACTGCCGTCACCGTGCTCCTCGTCGGGCTCGGTGGTGCTGCGCCGGTGTTCGCGGAGGCTGCGCCGGATTACACGATCACTGTGGAGCCGGGTGCGCGCGGGCCGGAGATCAACGAGGCCATGTACGGCGTGTTCTTCGAGGACATCAACTTCGGGGCTGACGGCGGGCTTTATCCGGAGCTGGTGCGCAACCGGTCGTTCGAGTTCCTGCCTGCGGACAACGCGGCGTACACGGGACTGACCGCGTGGACGCCCAGCAGCGTGGGCGGCGGGGCCGGCGAGGCGTCCACGGTGAACGACGACGCGCGGCTGAACGAGCGCAACCGGACCTATCTGAAGCTCGATCTCGACAATCCGGCGGGCGGGCGCTTCGGGGTGACGAACGACGGCTGGAACACCGGTTTTGCGGTCGAGCGCGGCAAGACGTACGACTTCTCGGTGTGGGCGCGCAGCGATGCTGCGGGTGGTACACCGATCTCGGTCGTGGCTGCGGATGCGGGTGGTGAAGCATGGGCGAAGCCCTCGGCACTGACTGCGCGGGGTGATCGGTGGACCCGTTATTCCGTACCGGTGAAGGCGACCAGGACCACCGATCGGGGCCGGCTCGCGGTCCTGGCCGGAGGGACCGGGACCTTGCGGCTCGACATGGTTTCGCTGCTGCCGCGGGACACCTACCGGGGCCATGGCCTGCGGCGGGACCTCGCCGAGAAGGTCGCGGCGCTCGAGCCCGGTTTTGTGCGCTTTCCCGGCGGTTGTCTGGTCAACACCGGCAGCCACGAGGCCTACGACGCGGCGTCGGATTTCCCGCGGGCGCGGTCCTATCAGTGGAAGGACACGGTCGGGCCGGTCGAGACGCGGGCGACGAACACCAACTTCTGGGGTTACAACCAGTCCTACGGGCTCGGTTACTACGAGTACTTCCAGTTCTCGGAGGACCTCGGCGCGATGCCGTTGCCGGTGGTGCCCGCGCTGGTCACGGGGTGCGGGCAGAACCGTGCCACCGACGACCCTGAGCTGCTGCAACGGCACATCCAGGACACGCTCGACCTGATCGAGTTCGCGAACGGGCCGGTCACGTCGACGTGGGGCAAGCTGCGCCGGGACATGGGACATCCGCGGCCGTTCGGGCTGACGCACGTCGCTGTCGGTAACGAGGAGAACCTGCCCGACGCCTACTTCGCGAACTTCCTGAAGTTCCGGGAGGCGATCGCTGCGAAATATCCGGGCATCACGGTCGTCAGCAACTCCGGCCCGGACGATCAGGGTGCGACCTTCGACAGCCTGTGGGCCAAGAACAGAGCGGCCGGGGTCGCGATGGTTGACGAGCACTACTACAACAGCCCGGCGTGGTTCCTCGGCAACAACAAACGCTACGACACGTACGACCGCAGTGGCCCGAAGGTCTTCCTCGGCGAGTACGCGTCGCTGGACAACAAACTCGTCAACTCGCTGGCCGAGGCGTCCTACATGACCGGTCTCGAACGCAACGCCGACGTGGTCAGGATGGCCTCGTACGCGCCGCTGTTCGCCAACGTCGACCACGTCCAGTGGCGGCCCGACCTGATCTGGTTCGACAACGACGAGTCGTGGGGCTCGACCAGCTACCAGGTGCAGAAACTCTTCATGACCAACGTCGGCGACCGGGTCGTGCCCAGCCGCGCGACCGGCCGTGTCATCCAGCCGAAGCCGATCACCGGCGCGGTCGGCCTCTCGACCTGGGCCACCGCGGCGGCCTACGACGACGTCCGCGTGACCAGCCCCGGCGGCGCGGTCCTGTTCAGCGACGACTTCTCGGACGGCGCCGGGCAGTGGACACCCGTCGAGCCCCGCGGCGCGTGGTCGGTCGTCGACGGCGCGTACCGGCAGATTGACACCGCCGCGCTGGACACCCTGGTCAAGGCCGGGAACATCACCGCCACCGACTACGACCTGACGCTGAAGGCGACCAAACAGTCCGGCGCCGAGGGCTTCCTCGTCGCGTTCGGGGTCCAGGACTCCGGCGAGCTCTACTGGTGGAATCTCGGCGGCTGGAACAACACCCAGCACGCGATCCAGAAGGGCGCCGGCGGCAGCAAGGAGATCGTTCTGGCCAAGCCCGGCAGCATCACGGCCGGACAGACCTACAACATCAAGATCGAGGTACGCGGTACGACCGTGCGGCTGTTCCTCGACGGCGCCGAGTGGGGCAGCTTCACCGACGATCAGGTGACCGAGCCGTTCGCGCAGGTCATCACGCACGACGACCGCACCGGCGAGCTGATCGTCAAGGTCGTGAACGCGCAGGACACCCCGGCCGTGACCACGGTCGACCTCGCCGGGCGGAAGGTCGCGAGCCGCGGCCGGATGACGGTGATCACCGGCGACCCGCAGGAGCAGAACACCCGCACCGCCGAGCCGATCCAGCCCGTCACCACGACCGTCACCGGTCTCGGTTCGACGTTCACCAGGACGTTCGCCCCGAACTCCGTCACGTTCCTGCGCCTCGAGACCAAGTGA
- a CDS encoding glycoside hydrolase family 43 protein yields the protein MISRRTLLSGSLAMALVPPGPKLAAGPLIEQRADPFITPRIKGRYYFTGSVPEYDRVVVRGASTISGLTTATESVVWRRPATGPMGGHIWAPELHRIDGRWYIYFAAGDSDDVFRIRMYVLESPLADPTDPAGWTLRGRITTEWDSFALDATTFAHRGRRYLVWAQSEPEIAVNSSLYIAEMSSPWALRSKPTRIATPTRSWEIQGYRVNEGPAVLIRNGRMFVTFSASATDARYCLGLLTADARADLLAPSSWAKTPDPVFTTNAQTGQYGPGHNSFTVAEDGVTDLLVYHARDYRDIVGDPLYDPNRHTRVQPFTWNADGTPRFGVPGGA from the coding sequence ATGATCAGCCGCCGTACGCTGCTCAGCGGGAGCCTGGCCATGGCCCTCGTCCCGCCCGGGCCGAAACTCGCCGCAGGTCCGTTGATCGAGCAGCGGGCCGACCCGTTCATCACGCCGCGGATCAAGGGCAGGTACTACTTCACGGGCTCGGTGCCGGAGTACGACCGTGTGGTCGTACGGGGAGCCTCCACGATCTCGGGGCTGACGACCGCGACCGAATCGGTGGTCTGGCGGCGGCCGGCCACCGGCCCGATGGGCGGGCACATCTGGGCGCCGGAGCTGCACCGCATCGACGGCCGCTGGTACATCTACTTCGCCGCCGGCGACTCCGACGACGTGTTCCGCATCCGGATGTACGTCCTCGAGTCACCGCTGGCCGACCCCACCGACCCGGCCGGCTGGACCCTGCGCGGCCGGATCACGACCGAGTGGGACAGCTTCGCCCTGGACGCGACCACGTTCGCGCACCGCGGCCGCCGCTACCTGGTGTGGGCGCAGAGCGAGCCGGAGATCGCGGTCAACTCCAGCCTCTACATCGCCGAGATGAGCTCACCGTGGGCGCTGAGGAGCAAGCCGACACGGATCGCCACGCCGACGAGGAGCTGGGAGATCCAGGGCTACCGCGTCAACGAGGGGCCGGCGGTGCTGATCCGCAACGGGCGAATGTTCGTCACGTTCTCCGCCAGCGCCACCGACGCGCGCTACTGCCTCGGCCTGCTGACCGCCGACGCCCGCGCCGACCTGCTCGCCCCCTCGTCCTGGGCGAAGACCCCCGACCCCGTTTTCACCACGAACGCGCAGACCGGGCAGTACGGGCCCGGTCACAACAGCTTCACCGTGGCCGAGGACGGGGTCACCGACCTGCTGGTCTACCACGCCCGCGACTACCGGGACATCGTCGGCGACCCGCTGTACGACCCCAACCGGCACACGCGGGTCCAGCCGTTCACGTGGAACGCCGACGGGACGCCGCGGTTCGGCGTACCGGGAGGGGCGTGA
- the lpdA gene encoding dihydrolipoyl dehydrogenase, producing the protein MSEHYDLIVLGAGPGGYVAAIRAAQLGLRTAVVEEKYWGGVCLNVGCIPSKALLRNAELAHIFHTQAKTFGMSGDVTFDYGVAFDRSRTVADGRVKGVHYLMKKNKITEYDGLGTFRDANTLEVALSSGGTETLTFDNAIIATGSTVRLLPGVELSDNVVTYETQILDRDLPESIVIVGAGAIGMEFGYVMKNYGVDVTIVEYLDRALPNEDADVSKEITKQYRKIGIPIITGAKVETVTDKGSSVVVSYTAKNGKNETIEADRVLMSVGFAPRVEGYGLENTGVKLTDRGAIDIDDHMRTNIPHLYAIGDVTSKLQLAHVAEAQGVVAAETIGGAETMTLGDYRMMPRATFCQPQVASFGLTEQQARDEGYDVKVSTFPFTANGKAHGLAEPTGFVKLVADAKYNELLGGHLIGPDVSELLPELTLAQKWDLTANELARNVHTHPTLSEALQEAFHGLTGHMINL; encoded by the coding sequence ATGAGCGAGCACTACGACCTGATCGTCCTCGGCGCGGGACCGGGCGGCTACGTCGCGGCGATCCGCGCGGCCCAGCTCGGCCTGCGGACGGCCGTCGTGGAGGAAAAATACTGGGGCGGCGTGTGCCTCAACGTCGGGTGCATCCCGTCGAAGGCGCTGCTCCGCAACGCCGAGCTGGCGCACATCTTCCACACCCAGGCGAAGACGTTCGGCATGTCCGGCGACGTCACCTTCGACTACGGCGTGGCGTTCGACCGCAGCCGCACCGTCGCCGACGGCCGCGTCAAGGGCGTGCACTACCTGATGAAGAAAAACAAGATCACCGAGTACGACGGCCTGGGCACTTTCCGTGACGCCAACACCCTCGAGGTCGCGCTCAGCTCCGGCGGCACCGAGACGCTGACCTTCGACAACGCCATCATCGCCACCGGCTCGACCGTCCGGCTGCTGCCCGGCGTCGAGCTCAGCGACAACGTCGTGACCTACGAGACCCAGATCCTCGACCGCGACCTCCCCGAGTCGATCGTCATCGTCGGCGCGGGCGCGATCGGCATGGAGTTCGGTTACGTCATGAAGAACTACGGCGTCGACGTCACCATCGTCGAATACCTCGACCGGGCCCTGCCCAACGAGGACGCCGACGTCTCCAAGGAGATCACCAAGCAGTACCGCAAGATCGGCATCCCGATCATCACGGGAGCCAAGGTCGAGACGGTCACGGACAAGGGCTCGTCGGTCGTCGTCAGCTACACCGCCAAGAACGGCAAGAACGAGACGATCGAAGCCGACCGCGTCCTCATGTCGGTGGGCTTCGCCCCCCGCGTCGAGGGTTACGGCCTCGAGAACACCGGCGTCAAACTCACCGACCGCGGCGCCATCGACATCGACGACCACATGCGCACCAACATCCCCCACCTGTACGCCATCGGCGACGTCACCTCGAAGCTCCAGCTCGCCCACGTAGCCGAAGCCCAGGGCGTGGTCGCCGCCGAAACCATCGGCGGCGCCGAAACGATGACCCTCGGCGACTACCGCATGATGCCCCGGGCGACGTTCTGTCAGCCCCAGGTGGCCAGCTTCGGCCTCACCGAACAGCAGGCCCGCGACGAGGGCTACGACGTGAAGGTCTCCACGTTCCCCTTCACCGCGAACGGCAAGGCCCACGGCCTTGCCGAACCGACAGGCTTCGTCAAGCTGGTCGCGGACGCCAAGTACAACGAGCTGCTCGGCGGCCACCTGATCGGCCCGGACGTCTCCGAACTGCTGCCGGAGCTCACCCTCGCCCAGAAGTGGGACCTCACGGCCAACGAACTGGCCCGCAACGTCCACACCCACCCCACCCTGAGCGAAGCCCTCCAGGAAGCCTTCCACGGCCTCACCGGCCACATGATCAACCTGTAG
- a CDS encoding phytanoyl-CoA dioxygenase family protein gives MDKPQGFPPRSYGSRLLRCCRATAIVQAILVLHHGEPDRYERRLSPKLIDVRAPLGDVVQMDSESIERFTTDGFIKMEQAVPPDVTAACAELLWEQIEAMPGDRSTWTRPVYWVGNMAQAPFSAAANTAVLHDAFDALVGPGRWKPRGSLGSFPLRFPHDEEPDDAGWHIEGSYQPPGESGYWVNVHTTGRALLMLFLFTDVGEGDAPTRIRVGSHLDVPPVLAPYGERGTPMMTVGSAVAAASEHRPVTLATGRAGDVFLCHPFLVHAAQPHHGEHPRFMAQPPLDPSDDLWLGPYNLRVTDAEPPPIGATIRTALHSA, from the coding sequence GTGGACAAACCGCAGGGATTCCCACCACGTAGCTACGGGTCACGCCTGCTGCGCTGCTGCCGCGCCACCGCGATCGTGCAGGCCATCCTCGTTCTGCACCACGGCGAACCCGATCGCTACGAACGTCGGTTGTCTCCAAAACTGATTGACGTCCGAGCGCCCCTTGGCGATGTTGTCCAGATGGACAGCGAGTCGATCGAGCGCTTCACGACCGATGGGTTCATCAAGATGGAGCAGGCGGTGCCGCCGGATGTCACCGCGGCCTGCGCCGAACTGCTGTGGGAGCAGATCGAGGCAATGCCCGGCGACCGGTCGACCTGGACCAGACCGGTGTACTGGGTGGGCAACATGGCGCAGGCGCCATTCAGCGCCGCAGCGAACACCGCGGTGCTGCACGACGCGTTCGACGCGCTGGTCGGGCCCGGCCGCTGGAAGCCACGCGGGTCGCTGGGCTCCTTCCCTCTGCGGTTTCCGCACGATGAGGAGCCTGACGATGCCGGATGGCACATCGAGGGCAGCTATCAGCCACCCGGTGAATCCGGCTACTGGGTCAACGTACACACCACCGGCCGAGCGCTGCTCATGCTCTTCCTCTTCACCGACGTCGGCGAGGGTGACGCACCGACCCGGATCCGCGTGGGGTCTCACCTGGACGTACCGCCGGTCCTCGCCCCGTACGGCGAGCGCGGCACCCCGATGATGACGGTGGGTTCCGCAGTGGCAGCGGCCTCGGAGCATCGGCCGGTCACTCTGGCAACCGGCCGCGCCGGCGACGTCTTCCTGTGCCACCCGTTCCTGGTGCACGCAGCACAGCCGCACCACGGCGAGCACCCTCGATTCATGGCGCAGCCGCCGCTCGATCCGAGCGACGACCTCTGGCTCGGCCCCTACAACCTGCGCGTGACCGACGCCGAGCCCCCGCCGATCGGTGCGACCATCCGGACCGCTCTGCACAGCGCCTGA
- a CDS encoding phosphotransferase → MNRAKLAAAVRFALDGELKDVDRLTGGSRKGVYRLTTADSTTAIAYVWEQAENYWPETEGDDADPFAAGVGFDLFSAARSKLSSLGLRVPAVYLTGPRFALVEDFPGPHLMDLLARDPEVAAPTMSRLAADLAVMRAYRAPAYGKVALIDGGGRSHGTSCESAALDFGLRCLAEAAGRDERIAAARPRLSDRLQELAAAVRPRSEYSVVHGELGLDHVMIAPDGRPVLIDIEDLMYFDVEWEHVFLRIRLGDSYAHLAVDDLDEDRLALYMLVQRLSLTAGPLRLLDGDFPRRAFMQGIAEHNLKQALALLS, encoded by the coding sequence ATGAATCGGGCAAAGCTGGCAGCCGCGGTGCGCTTCGCGCTGGACGGTGAACTGAAGGACGTCGATCGCCTCACCGGCGGCAGCCGCAAAGGGGTCTACCGCCTGACGACGGCCGATTCGACGACAGCGATCGCCTACGTATGGGAGCAGGCCGAGAACTACTGGCCCGAGACCGAGGGCGACGATGCCGACCCTTTCGCGGCAGGCGTCGGCTTCGACCTCTTCTCGGCGGCGCGATCCAAGCTGTCTTCACTCGGGCTGCGCGTTCCCGCTGTGTATCTCACCGGTCCCAGGTTTGCCCTCGTCGAGGACTTTCCCGGCCCGCATTTGATGGACCTCCTCGCCCGAGACCCGGAGGTCGCCGCACCGACGATGTCCCGCCTGGCCGCCGACCTCGCCGTGATGCGCGCGTACCGGGCACCGGCCTACGGCAAGGTGGCGCTGATCGACGGCGGTGGCCGCTCGCACGGCACGTCCTGCGAGTCCGCGGCGCTCGATTTCGGACTGCGCTGCCTCGCGGAAGCGGCCGGACGTGACGAGCGGATCGCCGCGGCCCGCCCCCGTCTGTCTGATCGCCTTCAGGAACTCGCCGCCGCCGTGCGCCCCCGCTCCGAATATTCGGTCGTCCACGGTGAACTCGGCCTCGACCACGTCATGATCGCCCCGGACGGCCGGCCCGTGCTGATCGACATCGAGGACCTCATGTACTTCGACGTCGAATGGGAACACGTGTTCCTGCGCATCCGCCTCGGCGACTCCTACGCCCACCTGGCCGTCGACGACCTGGACGAGGACCGGCTTGCGCTCTACATGCTGGTCCAGCGGTTGTCGCTGACCGCCGGCCCGCTGCGGTTGCTCGACGGTGACTTTCCGCGCCGGGCGTTCATGCAGGGCATCGCCGAGCACAACCTGAAGCAGGCTCTGGCCTTGCTCAGCTGA
- a CDS encoding AAA family ATPase produces the protein MGVRNFLIEGVSGTGKTTVCDELQRRGFHAVHGDRVLAYQGDPETGEPTPGGSHQNHIWRVDAVRALIADHSEPVTYFCGGSRNFAKFIDLFDGVFVLDVDPGTLHQRLSTRPEDEFGGRPADREFIARLHRTGEDIPADAVVVDATVPVARVVDKILQISEVDRTRA, from the coding sequence ATGGGTGTCAGAAACTTCCTGATCGAGGGTGTCTCCGGTACGGGCAAGACGACGGTCTGCGACGAGTTGCAGCGGCGCGGCTTTCACGCCGTTCACGGCGACCGTGTCCTGGCTTATCAGGGTGATCCGGAAACCGGTGAGCCCACACCCGGCGGCTCGCATCAGAACCACATCTGGCGGGTGGACGCCGTCCGGGCGCTGATCGCCGATCACAGCGAGCCGGTGACGTACTTCTGCGGCGGTTCCCGGAACTTCGCCAAGTTCATCGACCTCTTCGACGGGGTGTTCGTGCTCGACGTCGACCCGGGCACGCTGCACCAGCGACTCAGCACACGGCCGGAGGACGAGTTCGGCGGCAGGCCGGCGGACCGCGAGTTCATCGCGCGGCTGCACCGCACCGGAGAGGACATCCCCGCGGACGCCGTGGTCGTCGATGCCACCGTGCCGGTCGCCCGGGTGGTCGACAAGATTCTGCAGATCAGCGAGGTCGACCGGACCCGGGCGTAG
- a CDS encoding PmoA family protein — MRILAGGTVVAEYQSGADVDPVNGPRPYLHPVRTLGGVTVTDALPEDHRWHLGVSVAMQDVDGANLWGGRTYVRDQGYTWLDDHGRIEHVDWQPAAADGFAERLRWLGPGGRVLLTETRRVAAHPVPLGWELSFSYALSSASTDVELGSPATNGRPGGAGYGGFFWRAAPGPATTFTATREGEDDVNGSDEPWVALTGPGPYTLVFRGLSDDDRWFVRTANGGYAGVCAALAFEHPLVVRAGHRIERHLTVLVADGLLTREQLA, encoded by the coding sequence ATGCGCATCCTCGCCGGCGGGACCGTTGTCGCGGAGTACCAATCGGGCGCGGACGTCGATCCGGTGAACGGGCCGCGGCCGTACCTGCATCCGGTTCGGACGCTCGGCGGGGTGACGGTGACCGATGCCCTGCCGGAGGATCACCGGTGGCATCTCGGTGTCTCGGTGGCGATGCAGGACGTCGACGGCGCGAATCTCTGGGGCGGGCGCACCTACGTCCGCGATCAGGGTTACACCTGGCTGGACGATCACGGCCGGATCGAGCACGTCGACTGGCAGCCTGCCGCCGCCGACGGTTTTGCCGAGCGGCTGCGGTGGCTCGGCCCCGGCGGCCGGGTCCTGCTCACCGAGACCCGGCGGGTGGCCGCGCATCCGGTCCCTCTCGGCTGGGAGCTCTCCTTCTCGTACGCCCTCAGCAGCGCGTCCACCGATGTCGAGCTGGGCAGCCCGGCCACGAACGGACGCCCGGGCGGTGCGGGTTACGGCGGGTTCTTCTGGCGTGCGGCGCCCGGCCCGGCGACCACGTTCACGGCCACGCGGGAGGGCGAGGACGACGTGAACGGCAGTGACGAGCCGTGGGTCGCGTTGACCGGGCCGGGCCCGTACACGCTGGTTTTCCGGGGTCTGAGTGACGACGACCGCTGGTTCGTCCGGACCGCGAACGGTGGTTACGCCGGGGTCTGCGCCGCGCTGGCGTTCGAGCATCCGCTGGTCGTGCGGGCCGGTCACCGCATCGAGCGGCACCTGACCGTGCTGGTGGCGGACGGTCTGCTGACCCGCGAGCAGCTGGCCTGA